The Apostichopus japonicus isolate 1M-3 chromosome 1, ASM3797524v1, whole genome shotgun sequence DNA segment TTGACACTGTCAGTTACAATCACACTCCCCcataccccttccccctcctccctgcCACCCAACATCCTCATCCCCTCTCCTTATCATAAACCTCAATGAGGTTTATATCTCTGTCTACATCGGCTCCTGCCTCTGACATCCAGATTGCTGTCTCTGGTTGTAAATTAATTTCATCCTTTCCtgacaaaatattgaacaaaaaaatCTGAGCGTCTTTACTTCTGCTAATATCCAGAGGGAGTGGCATGGAAATCTGTCCTCTCTGACAGCAAAATAGTGACGCTCACGATTCCATAGGACGTACCGGCTCTGTCCGCAGAGATATTCAACGTTCTCTTCTTGGACGAATATTTCTTCGTTTTTTCCTGTTCCCGTTCGAAAATCTCGGCCACATCCTGTTCTTAGCGATGGTCATGCTCACATTGCATGTATAGTAGTGAGCGAGGCTACGACACGGAGGGCATGTGAGCTCTGTCCTTGGCTatattcttcttcctcttcttggTCAAATATTTCTCCAGTTTTCCACTCTTCTTCAAATCTTTGTACTGTTCAGCCAACTCCAGAATTTTTCTGtcagctgaaaaaaaaaaaaaaaaaaaaaattaggattTGCAAAGATTATTTCCCACtaagaaagaacaaaatgacataatgagTTAAAACCACTGGCTATGCTTCAAAGAGGAAGGCAGTGGGAAGCTTTAAAAAGCACTGGCTTACAATGTGAGTGGTGAATACAGAGGCACTGAATATAATATACTACACTTGATAGTTGTTAAagggtctttttttttaatgacttGATAGTTCGCAAAAGGGTcactgaatatgcatatatgtcGATAGTGATTTAGATTAGGACACAAGTGCAAAATTTACGCAAAAGGGATTCGAGGTCCATTCTGTTTTATCGATGATACTTTTACTCACATTTCTTGATAAAGTACGGTTTCTTTCCCTGCTTCACTTGCTCCATTTCTTGCATCTTTAATTTGTTCTCAATCTTTCTcttgctttctttcttctttctggcAATATCTTgttgtttctttaaaaaaaaaattaaaaaaattaaaaaaaattggagaAACTCCTTTTATTTGTAGATCACATTTTTCAAGCTGGGTTTTTAATATTGGATAAATAAACCACGCTTGTTCATGCCTCTTCAAAATTGAATAATCATAGTTTGGAGAGATggaataatgatcataataataataataataataataatatgtgctaTTTATGAAGCGCTTTCCAATAAAATCTCAAAGCGctgtacagaaataaataactaaacagatatcaaacaatacaaaaaattGCACCCGGTAACTAAATATCGCAATACAAAGAAtaaaaaggaataattaaaTCAAAAGagcaaatatttacatttacaatACAAGTATAAAGTGttcatattaaacatttaaaaatatgaatacgtGAATATTCATTACCATTCTATACAACAGCTTCTTCAACCTCTCtgcttcttcttcatcttcacaGTTCTTCATAGCCATCTCTACCGACTTGCAAAAATAGGAgataacaaaaaaaggaaacctTGTTAAATTTGTACAGGAATCAtaattttggcagaaaaataATCAAGGCACCTTATTTTATGCTTATTAGTTCATTAAAGCGATCAATGCAAAAATAGCTATATTATTGCATTAAGATGGCTCAACATATGCTCAAGTGAAGCTTCAATAACATCGCTGAAattccccttcccctcacccAACCCTTACCCCCCCATCTCCCACCAACCCTGCAACCAAATACCAGTTGTGGATTCAAGTCCTACAGGACCCATATAAAACTGGTTTCACAGACACTTACTATTACTTGCTATAtaataaacacacaaaaaaatgcaataatttttttgaaCTTTTctgcaattaaaaaaattaattgaataTTAAAGCACAACAAAATGCCCTGTATATGGGAATCAATGGCTAAATATAATCAAGAATTCCAACAaaatgaaccccccccccaaagaacccccccccaaaaaaaaagaattgtttgAAATGTTATACCTGTCTTTCTTTTTCCTGGATGTCTTTCACAAAGCTGTAGTCTTCTTCAAACGTCTCTTCATCGAATGAGCCGGACAAATCGTCAAACCTAGGATCTCGAGAGACCTAGATTGATGGATAAGAGTTGACTGAGTACATAGGAACGACCCTATTCAAGACGTATTGGGAATATACTGCTTAAATTTATCTAACTTGTCCTGGGTTAAGTTTTATGTAACATTTTATAAAATTCTATCAAAGGATAATTGAATGAGAGAAAACTATACTGCATCACACACtgatatacaaaaaaaaattaaaaaatttgaaaaaaaaaaatttgaaaaattaaaaattgaaatttcacATGAACATGAACATCAAAAACAGgaaatttaaagttaaaatgCTTTCTATATGACAAAGGTAACCTTTACATGGCCTCTTCTTTATCTTTGACGATTGTATAGAATATTGCAATTTAAAGCAACAATGCCTACACCAATAGTAGTTGTAAATTCAATTTGGATTAAACCCCATGTTTTAAAGTCAAACATAGTTTCTCCTATGGCATTCACAAAACATGAagtaaatttatacaaaaataaCTATGACATATGAGGGACATGAGAAAAAACTATACTGAAATCTGCTTCGCAACATGGGAGTGTCACCTTGATAATGGTGTTGTGTCTTCACTTTGATTTAATCAAAAGAGCTTGTCATTAAGAATTCTCACCCGAACTCATTCAAACACGAAAATACATACAGGTCTGTTTGTTAATTATAGTCATTACAATTCTAACAGCATGGATCATCTCATTATTCTTAATAAACTATGTTTGCTATTGAATTAAATGTGAAATAACATGATATTTTACCCTTTTTGGGGCATTCA contains these protein-coding regions:
- the LOC139966669 gene encoding ribosomal RNA processing protein 36 homolog is translated as MSRAFKMEEENHLKGELADVSFEDLQKLEGKVGSKLYNEALFGPKDSGFKERRNTEDRERRMKPVHSQRKGMPLEMSSKRPVRKPQNVMNAPKRVSRDPRFDDLSGSFDEETFEEDYSFVKDIQEKERQSVEMAMKNCEDEEEAERLKKLLYRMKQQDIARKKKESKRKIENKLKMQEMEQVKQGKKPYFIKKSDRKILELAEQYKDLKKSGKLEKYLTKKRKKNIAKDRAHMPSVS